In Spinacia oleracea cultivar Varoflay chromosome 5, BTI_SOV_V1, whole genome shotgun sequence, a single window of DNA contains:
- the LOC130461869 gene encoding uncharacterized protein isoform X1 produces the protein MSLSATLKKNLCSLIIYRFSEFGGPVHERPVEDLAFAVARFIQSGGSYIYYYMYHGGTNFKRTAGVPFVTTSYDYDAPIDEYGSPGACCSQVYRECGVRLLLCVILCCVPFYCICCVWLLGSGLYSSNFFCCFV, from the exons ATGAGTCTGAGTGCTACATTGAAAAAAAATCTGTGTTCTTTGATAATTTACAG GTTCTCCGAATTTGGAGGTCCAGTTCACGAGCGACCTGTTGAAGATTTGGCTTTTGCAGTTGCCCGTTTCATACAAAGCGGTGGTTCATACATTTACTATTACATG TACCATGGTGGAACCAACTTTAAACGAACAGCTGGCGTACCATTCGTTACAACTAGTTATGATTATGATGCCCCAATTGATGAATATG GGAGTCCAGGTGCGTGCTGCAGTCAGGTCTACAGGGAGTGTGGTGTTCGATTGCTGCTGTGTGTAATCTTATGTTGCGTACCCTTTTATTGCATTTGTTGTGTTTGGTTGTTAGGGAGTGGTCTGTACTCCTCTAACTTTTTCTGCTGTTTCGTTTAG
- the LOC130461869 gene encoding uncharacterized protein isoform X2, which produces MISEIPNSLIGSPNLEVQFTSDLLKIWLLQLPVSYKAVVHTFTITCTMVEPTLNEQLAYHSLQLVMIMMPQLMNMGVQVRAAVRSTGSVVFDCCCV; this is translated from the exons ATGATTTCGGAGATACCTAATTCTCTCATAG GTTCTCCGAATTTGGAGGTCCAGTTCACGAGCGACCTGTTGAAGATTTGGCTTTTGCAGTTGCCCGTTTCATACAAAGCGGTGGTTCATACATTTACTATTACATG TACCATGGTGGAACCAACTTTAAACGAACAGCTGGCGTACCATTCGTTACAACTAGTTATGATTATGATGCCCCAATTGATGAATATG GGAGTCCAGGTGCGTGCTGCAGTCAGGTCTACAGGGAGTGTGGTGTTCGATTGCTGCTGTGTGTAA